A window of the Mytilus trossulus isolate FHL-02 unplaced genomic scaffold, PNRI_Mtr1.1.1.hap1 h1tg000050l__unscaffolded, whole genome shotgun sequence genome harbors these coding sequences:
- the LOC134699359 gene encoding uncharacterized protein LOC134699359 codes for MTNILLDEGAQNSFITEDLARKLEIESTEKIALKISGFGGNEGQVRHLDKANIAIETVDNQRTELDVIIVPKIAAPIQTKSQKEIKALPYLRGLRLAHPKCAEDKFNISLLIGADYCWSIVEDEIIRGNGPTAVKSKIGYLLSGPVLTKNGSTSKQSAMLNILTDHRAVVCDLEKFWNLEALGVSGSDTIKSQSEVVREYGEKSIILEDGKYTAKLPWKPDFLPLPHNMELVKQRTSSVIRRLANKPDLLKMYGDIIMEQERRHFIEKVEETKLPTDRTLYPESSCFQGIIYYANTHCL; via the coding sequence atgacaaatattttacttgaCGAGGGCGCACAGAACTCATTCATAACTGAAGATTTAGCTAGAAAATTAGAAATTGAGTCCACCGAAAAGATTGCACTGAAAATATCTGGATTTGGAGGAAACGAAGGACAAGTTCGTCATCTTGATAAAGCAAACATAGCTATTGAAACAGTTGATAATCAAAGAACAGAATTAGACGTAATAATTGTACCGAAAATTGCCGCTCCTATTCAGACAAAATCACAAAAGGAAATCAAAGCACTGCCATACTTACGTGGTTTACGACTCGCACATCCCAAATGCGCAGAAGACAAGTTTAACATATCTTTATTGATTGGCGCAGACTATTGCTGGTCAATAGTTGAAGATGAAATAATAAGAGGAAATGGACCGACCGCAGTTAAGTCGAAAATTGGTTACCTCTTGTCGGGACCCGTACTTACTAAGAACGGAAGTACTTCAAAACAGTCAGCAATGCTGAATATTTTGACTGATCACAGAGCCGTTGTTTGCGACTTGGAAAAGTTTTGGAACTTAGAAGCGTTGGGGGTTTCAGGAAGCGATACCATTAAAAGTCAGTCTGAAGTTGTACGAGAATACGGAGAAAAGTCTATAATACTAGAAGATGGAAAGTACACAGCTAAGTTACCATGGAAACCAGATTTCCTTCCGCTACCGCATAACATGGAATTGGTTAAACAGAGGACAAGTAGCGTTATTAGGCGTCTAGCAAACAAACCTGATTTACTTAAAATGTATGGAGATATCATAATGGAGCAGGAGAGAcgacattttattgaaaaggtTGAGGAAACAAAACTTCCTACCGATCGTACACTATATCCCGAATCATCCTGTTTCCAAGGAATCATCTACTACGCCAATACGCATTGTTTATGA
- the LOC134699358 gene encoding uncharacterized protein LOC134699358: protein MRFRAKQYATTSDLEKAFLQIQLDEKDRDATRFLWLSDPTNTSSPLITYRFKSVLFGATCSPFILSATLLKHLKENPGPFATKARIIPLEIKSLCGDNVWRYCPTKDNPADLLTRGITSEELQQNEMWFSGPKWLNSKEDWPTWNGNNVTSSVCTTMSENDDKIETMEKNQNVCIGIGEIIDIERYNSYTKLTRITAYVMRFATNCRATETERKKDLLRSDEIKNAKFLWIRYTQGKIFSDEINCIDNSTKRKTLVRQLKLFLDEKQLLRCGGRRIDNATVGETVKFPYLLPAKDRLTHLIVLEAHENTLHSGINITLAYIQQTFWIPKLRQCVKSILSKCVTCRKVIGKSYPAPEIPPLPNERVQDATPFSITGVDFTGALTTRNRHNEESKVYICLFTCAVTRAVHLEVVYDLSEESFLLCFRRFVSR from the coding sequence ATGAGATTTCGCGCTAAGCAATATGCTACAACATCGGATTTAGAAAAGGCATTTCTACAAATACAGCTCGACGAGAAAGACCGAGATGCAACGAGGTTCTTATGGCTTAGCGATCCTACAAACACATCAAGTCCGCTAATAACATATCGCTTCAAGTCCGTACTCTTCGGAGCTACATGTTCGCCATTCATTTTGAGCGCCACACTTCTCAAGCACTTAAAGGAAAACCCGGGACCTTTTGCAACCAAAGCGAGAATTATACCCCTAGAAATTAAAAGTTTGTGTGGAGATAATGTATGGAGATACTGCCCTACAAAAGACAACCCCGCAGATCTGCTTACACGTGGTATAACATCTGAAGAACTGCAACAAAATGAAATGTGGTTTAGTGGACCTAAATGGTTAAACAGCAAAGAAGATTGGCCGACATGGAACGGAAACAACGTAACGTCTAGTGTATGTACAACTATGTCGGAGAAcgatgacaaaattgaaactatggagaaaaatcaaaatgtatgtattgGTATAGGAGAAATCATAGATATTGAACGGTACAATTCTTATACAAAACTAACCCGCATTACCGCATATGTAATGAGATTCGCAACAAACTGTAGAGCAACAGAAACTGAACGAAAGAAAGATTTGTTACGTagtgatgaaattaaaaatgcaaaattccTATGGATAAGATATAcacaaggtaaaatatttagtgaCGAAATAAATTGTATAGATAATTCTACAAAACGTAAAACACTTGTGCGACAATTAAAGCTCTTTCTAGACGAAAAGCAATTATTACGATGTGGTGGCCGCCGAATAGACAATGCGACAGTAGGAGAAACAGTCAAGTTTCCATATCTGTTACCGGCAAAGGACCGTCTTACACATTTGATAGTGTTAGAAGCACATGAGAATACACTACATTCAGGAATAAATATCACTCTAGCATACATACAACAAACATTTTGGATTCCGAAATTAAGACAGTGCGTGAAATctatattgtcgaaatgtgtAACGTGCCGAAAAGTAATCGGAAAATCTTATCCCGCACCAGAAATTCCACCATTACCAAATGAGAGAGTTCAAGATGCTACACCCTTTAGCATAACCGGTGTAGACTTTACAGGTGCGTTAACGACAAGAAACAGACACAACGAAGAATCGAAGGTTTACATTTGCCTATTTACATGTGCTGTCACTCGAGCAGTACATTTGGAAGTAGTTTACGATCTCAGCGAAGAATCTTTTTTACTGTGTTTCCGGAGATTTGTAAGTCGATGA